A single Macaca fascicularis isolate 582-1 chromosome 13, T2T-MFA8v1.1 DNA region contains:
- the HAAO gene encoding 3-hydroxyanthranilate 3,4-dioxygenase isoform X2, with the protein MAGGQCCEEAPGTVMERRVGVRAWVEENRGSFQPPVCNKLMHQEQLKVMFVGGPNTRKDYHIEEGEEVFYQLEGDMVLRVLEQGKHRDVVIRQGEIFLLPARVPHSPQRFANTVGLVVERRRLETELDGLRYYVGDTMDVLFEKWFYCKDLGTQLAPIIQEFFSSEQYRTGKPIPDQLLKEPPFPLSTRSIMEPMSLEAWLDSHRRDLQAGAPLSLFGDTYETQVTAYGQGSSEDLRQNVDVWLWQLEGSSVVTMGGRHLSLAPDDSLLVLAGTSYAWERTQGSVALSVTQDPACKKPLW; encoded by the exons ATGGCGGGAGGACAGTGCTGCGAGGAGGCGCCCGGGACAGTCATGGAGCGCCGCGTGGGAGTGAGGGCCTGGGTGGAGGAGAACCGGGGCTCCTTCCAGCCCCCCGTCTGCAACAAGCTCAT GCACCAGGAGCAGCTCAAAGTCATGTTCGTTGGAGGCCCCAATACCAGGAAGGACTATCACATCGAAGAGGGTGAAGAG GTATTTTACCAGCTGGAGGGAGACATGGTTCTCCGAGTCCTGGAGCAAGGCAAACACCGGGATGTGGTCATTCGGCAGGGAGAG ATATTCCTCCTGCCTGCCAGGGTGCCCCACTCACCACAGAGGTTTGCCAACACCGTGGGGCTGGTGGTTGAGCGAAGGCGGCTGGAGACCGAGCTAGATGGTCTTAG GTACTATGTGGGCGACACCATGGACGTTCTGTTTGAGAAGTGGTTCTACTGCAAGGACCTCGGCACGCAGTTGGCCCCCATCATCCAGGA GTTCTTCAGCTCTGAGCAGTACAGAACAGGAAAGCCCATCCCTG ACCAGCTTCTCAAGGAGCCACCATTCCCTCTGAGCACACGATCCATCATGGAGCCCATGTCCCTGGAGGCCTGGCTGGACAGCCACCGCAGGGACCTGCAGGCAGGCGCGCCACTCAGCCTGTTTGGGGACACCTATGAGACCCAG gtgacCGCCTAtgggcaaggcagcagcgaagACCTGAGACAGAATGTGGACGTGTGGCTGTGGCAGCTG GAGGGCTCCTCGGTGGTGACAATGGGGGGACGGCACCTGAGCCTGGCCCCTGATGACAGCCTCCTGGTGCTAGCTGGGACCTC GTATGCCTGGGAGCGAACACAAGGCTCTGTGGCCCTGTCTGTGACCCAGGACCCTGCCTGCAAGAAGCCCCTGTGGTGA
- the HAAO gene encoding 3-hydroxyanthranilate 3,4-dioxygenase isoform X3: MAGGQCCEEAPGTVMERRVGVRAWVEENRGSFQPPVCNKLMYYVGDTMDVLFEKWFYCKDLGTQLAPIIQEFFSSEQYRTGKPIPDQLLKEPPFPLSTRSIMEPMSLEAWLDSHRRDLQAGAPLSLFGDTYETQVTAYGQGSSEDLRQNVDVWLWQLEGSSVVTMGGRHLSLAPDDSLLVLAGTSYAWERTQGSVALSVTQDPACKKPLW, from the exons ATGGCGGGAGGACAGTGCTGCGAGGAGGCGCCCGGGACAGTCATGGAGCGCCGCGTGGGAGTGAGGGCCTGGGTGGAGGAGAACCGGGGCTCCTTCCAGCCCCCCGTCTGCAACAAGCTCAT GTACTATGTGGGCGACACCATGGACGTTCTGTTTGAGAAGTGGTTCTACTGCAAGGACCTCGGCACGCAGTTGGCCCCCATCATCCAGGA GTTCTTCAGCTCTGAGCAGTACAGAACAGGAAAGCCCATCCCTG ACCAGCTTCTCAAGGAGCCACCATTCCCTCTGAGCACACGATCCATCATGGAGCCCATGTCCCTGGAGGCCTGGCTGGACAGCCACCGCAGGGACCTGCAGGCAGGCGCGCCACTCAGCCTGTTTGGGGACACCTATGAGACCCAG gtgacCGCCTAtgggcaaggcagcagcgaagACCTGAGACAGAATGTGGACGTGTGGCTGTGGCAGCTG GAGGGCTCCTCGGTGGTGACAATGGGGGGACGGCACCTGAGCCTGGCCCCTGATGACAGCCTCCTGGTGCTAGCTGGGACCTC GTATGCCTGGGAGCGAACACAAGGCTCTGTGGCCCTGTCTGTGACCCAGGACCCTGCCTGCAAGAAGCCCCTGTGGTGA
- the HAAO gene encoding 3-hydroxyanthranilate 3,4-dioxygenase isoform X1: protein MAGGQCCEEAPGTVMERRVGVRAWVEENRGSFQPPVCNKLMRWFRTSPLLCAHCRHQEQLKVMFVGGPNTRKDYHIEEGEEVFYQLEGDMVLRVLEQGKHRDVVIRQGEIFLLPARVPHSPQRFANTVGLVVERRRLETELDGLRYYVGDTMDVLFEKWFYCKDLGTQLAPIIQEFFSSEQYRTGKPIPDQLLKEPPFPLSTRSIMEPMSLEAWLDSHRRDLQAGAPLSLFGDTYETQVTAYGQGSSEDLRQNVDVWLWQLEGSSVVTMGGRHLSLAPDDSLLVLAGTSYAWERTQGSVALSVTQDPACKKPLW, encoded by the exons ATGGCGGGAGGACAGTGCTGCGAGGAGGCGCCCGGGACAGTCATGGAGCGCCGCGTGGGAGTGAGGGCCTGGGTGGAGGAGAACCGGGGCTCCTTCCAGCCCCCCGTCTGCAACAAGCTCAT GAGATGGTTTAGAACGTCTCCCCTACTTTGCGCGCATTGCAGGCACCAGGAGCAGCTCAAAGTCATGTTCGTTGGAGGCCCCAATACCAGGAAGGACTATCACATCGAAGAGGGTGAAGAG GTATTTTACCAGCTGGAGGGAGACATGGTTCTCCGAGTCCTGGAGCAAGGCAAACACCGGGATGTGGTCATTCGGCAGGGAGAG ATATTCCTCCTGCCTGCCAGGGTGCCCCACTCACCACAGAGGTTTGCCAACACCGTGGGGCTGGTGGTTGAGCGAAGGCGGCTGGAGACCGAGCTAGATGGTCTTAG GTACTATGTGGGCGACACCATGGACGTTCTGTTTGAGAAGTGGTTCTACTGCAAGGACCTCGGCACGCAGTTGGCCCCCATCATCCAGGA GTTCTTCAGCTCTGAGCAGTACAGAACAGGAAAGCCCATCCCTG ACCAGCTTCTCAAGGAGCCACCATTCCCTCTGAGCACACGATCCATCATGGAGCCCATGTCCCTGGAGGCCTGGCTGGACAGCCACCGCAGGGACCTGCAGGCAGGCGCGCCACTCAGCCTGTTTGGGGACACCTATGAGACCCAG gtgacCGCCTAtgggcaaggcagcagcgaagACCTGAGACAGAATGTGGACGTGTGGCTGTGGCAGCTG GAGGGCTCCTCGGTGGTGACAATGGGGGGACGGCACCTGAGCCTGGCCCCTGATGACAGCCTCCTGGTGCTAGCTGGGACCTC GTATGCCTGGGAGCGAACACAAGGCTCTGTGGCCCTGTCTGTGACCCAGGACCCTGCCTGCAAGAAGCCCCTGTGGTGA
- the HAAO gene encoding 3-hydroxyanthranilate 3,4-dioxygenase isoform X4, whose product MAGGQCCEEAPGTVMERRVGVRAWVEENRGSFQPPVCNKLMRWFRTSPLLCAHCRHQEQLKVMFVGGPNTRKDYHIEEGEEVFYQLEGDMVLRVLEQGKHRDVVIRQGEIFLLPARVPHSPQRFANTVGLVVERRRLETELDGLRWRLTLSPDWSAMAQSRLIATSASRVQAILLPQPPE is encoded by the exons ATGGCGGGAGGACAGTGCTGCGAGGAGGCGCCCGGGACAGTCATGGAGCGCCGCGTGGGAGTGAGGGCCTGGGTGGAGGAGAACCGGGGCTCCTTCCAGCCCCCCGTCTGCAACAAGCTCAT GAGATGGTTTAGAACGTCTCCCCTACTTTGCGCGCATTGCAGGCACCAGGAGCAGCTCAAAGTCATGTTCGTTGGAGGCCCCAATACCAGGAAGGACTATCACATCGAAGAGGGTGAAGAG GTATTTTACCAGCTGGAGGGAGACATGGTTCTCCGAGTCCTGGAGCAAGGCAAACACCGGGATGTGGTCATTCGGCAGGGAGAG ATATTCCTCCTGCCTGCCAGGGTGCCCCACTCACCACAGAGGTTTGCCAACACCGTGGGGCTGGTGGTTGAGCGAAGGCGGCTGGAGACCGAGCTAGATGGTCTTAG atggagactcactctgtcgccagactggagtgcaatggcacaatctcggctcattgcaacctccgcctcccgggttcaagcaattctcctgcctcagcctcctgagtag
- the HAAO gene encoding 3-hydroxyanthranilate 3,4-dioxygenase isoform X5 translates to MAGGQCCEEAPGTVMERRVGVRAWVEENRGSFQPPVCNKLMHQEQLKVMFVGGPNTRKDYHIEEGEEVFYQLEGDMVLRVLEQGKHRDVVIRQGEIFLLPARVPHSPQRFANTVGLVVERRRLETELDGLRWRLTLSPDWSAMAQSRLIATSASRVQAILLPQPPE, encoded by the exons ATGGCGGGAGGACAGTGCTGCGAGGAGGCGCCCGGGACAGTCATGGAGCGCCGCGTGGGAGTGAGGGCCTGGGTGGAGGAGAACCGGGGCTCCTTCCAGCCCCCCGTCTGCAACAAGCTCAT GCACCAGGAGCAGCTCAAAGTCATGTTCGTTGGAGGCCCCAATACCAGGAAGGACTATCACATCGAAGAGGGTGAAGAG GTATTTTACCAGCTGGAGGGAGACATGGTTCTCCGAGTCCTGGAGCAAGGCAAACACCGGGATGTGGTCATTCGGCAGGGAGAG ATATTCCTCCTGCCTGCCAGGGTGCCCCACTCACCACAGAGGTTTGCCAACACCGTGGGGCTGGTGGTTGAGCGAAGGCGGCTGGAGACCGAGCTAGATGGTCTTAG atggagactcactctgtcgccagactggagtgcaatggcacaatctcggctcattgcaacctccgcctcccgggttcaagcaattctcctgcctcagcctcctgagtag
- the HAAO gene encoding 3-hydroxyanthranilate 3,4-dioxygenase isoform X6: protein MDVLFEKWFYCKDLGTQLAPIIQEFFSSEQYRTGKPIPDQLLKEPPFPLSTRSIMEPMSLEAWLDSHRRDLQAGAPLSLFGDTYETQVTAYGQGSSEDLRQNVDVWLWQLEGSSVVTMGGRHLSLAPDDSLLVLAGTSYAWERTQGSVALSVTQDPACKKPLW, encoded by the exons ATGGACGTTCTGTTTGAGAAGTGGTTCTACTGCAAGGACCTCGGCACGCAGTTGGCCCCCATCATCCAGGA GTTCTTCAGCTCTGAGCAGTACAGAACAGGAAAGCCCATCCCTG ACCAGCTTCTCAAGGAGCCACCATTCCCTCTGAGCACACGATCCATCATGGAGCCCATGTCCCTGGAGGCCTGGCTGGACAGCCACCGCAGGGACCTGCAGGCAGGCGCGCCACTCAGCCTGTTTGGGGACACCTATGAGACCCAG gtgacCGCCTAtgggcaaggcagcagcgaagACCTGAGACAGAATGTGGACGTGTGGCTGTGGCAGCTG GAGGGCTCCTCGGTGGTGACAATGGGGGGACGGCACCTGAGCCTGGCCCCTGATGACAGCCTCCTGGTGCTAGCTGGGACCTC GTATGCCTGGGAGCGAACACAAGGCTCTGTGGCCCTGTCTGTGACCCAGGACCCTGCCTGCAAGAAGCCCCTGTGGTGA